A single window of Sphaerodactylus townsendi isolate TG3544 linkage group LG03, MPM_Stown_v2.3, whole genome shotgun sequence DNA harbors:
- the LOC125429485 gene encoding protein ALP1-like: protein MVARRRNDSAQRSAGQAMRRKRNWQSLAALPTPHRQWVYPHRSRDWWINCVWSSWDDEEWLGNFRMTRRTFCRITRSVAPLMEHENTNMWPSLPVEMRVGMAIWYLANEKCFRTVKQQFGTGYTSVADAVHDFCRAVGEVLFKRVVRFADPIDQVMAGFSRLGFPQCVGAIDGCHIRIMNPSDTSAYMNRKNVASVLLMAVCDSKGRFFSANIGQPGRNHDGFAFRECNFTSAMDRGAFLESNPTQTIQGVDVPTIVIADGAFPMRKWLLKPYSPAHNTLERNFNRRLSKARCVIEQAFGRLKSRW from the exons ATGGTGGCCAGGAGAAGAAATGATTCAGCCCAGCGATCTGCGGGACAAGCAATGCGTAGGAAGCGGAACTGGCAGAGCCTTGCAGCACTTCCAACACCCCATCGCCAGTGGGTTTAcccacacaggagcagggactggtggaTTAATTGTGTCTGGTCATCATGGGATGATGAGGAGTGGCTAGGAAACTTTCGGATGACCAGACGCACCTTCTGCCGAATAACCAGGAGTGTCGCTCCCCTCATGGAGCATGAGAACACCAACATGTGGCCATCCCTGCCAGTGGAGATGCGTGTCGGCATGGCAATCTGGTACCTTGCTAATGAGAAATGTTTCAGAACAGTGAAGCAACAATTCGGAACAGGATATACATCGGTCGCAGATGCTGTCCATGACTTTTGTCGTGCTGTGGGGGAGGTGCTGTTCAAGAGGGTGGTCCGTTTTGCAGATCCCATTGACCAG GTAATGGCTGGGTTTTCAAGACTGGGATTCCCACAGTGTGTCGGTGCCATAGACGGTTGCCACATTCGGATCATGAACCCCTCAGACACAAGTGCGTACATGAACAGGAAGAATGTCGCCTCTGTTCTGCTGATGGCCGTGTGTGACTCCAAGGGACGTTTTTTCTCTGCCAACATTGGCCAGCCAGGAAGGAACCATGACGGCTTCGCTTTCCGTGAATGCAATTTCACGAGtgccatggacaggggtgccttcCTGGAAAGCAACCCCACTCAGACAATTCAGGGGGTGGATGTTCCCACCATAGTGATTGCAGATGGAGCGTTCCCAATGCGGAAGTGGCTGCTGAAGCCCTACTCTCCAGCACACAACACACTTGAGAGAAACTTCAACAGAAGACTCTCCAAGGCCAGGTGTGTGATTGAGCAGGCTTTCGGCCGTCTAAAGTCCCGCTGGTGA